A single window of Eucalyptus grandis isolate ANBG69807.140 chromosome 1, ASM1654582v1, whole genome shotgun sequence DNA harbors:
- the LOC104431823 gene encoding TMV resistance protein N-like — translation MALAAMKNHIIKMVNDKALTFSDVLNTPRNRRLERTGGFNPSIFVDREENDTLRVYALEPAQGNWKVAISNEQFDITSLLQPQIVRMERLEGKSLPLGGESSSWDYEILSSNGSYGKALENHENQSGKIVAKQWEEALKEVAAIKGLNLKDLRQDKLIAVALEEVFSKLTPMQRNWCDDLVGIHNQMEAVINLLGLGTLDVRFVVIHGIGGIGKTTLAKAIFERISSQFQSCSFLLDIRGNDILSLRKKLSRDILGIQHSKVIDAYERRDMIEERLHDKKVILILDDMDKKDQLMKLAGESSWFGPGSRIIITTRNTHFLAPQTDYQDDNIIPLNHQDFYFYEMKIMELGHALQLFSQHSFKSDSPPRDYFNISCEFVNTSGGLPLALEVIGSFLHLRSMRTWKDTLKKLQTIPNTEVKKKLLISYEELDFSQQQIFLDIACHFIGEKRIHAYYMWKACNFFPHTGLNVLIHLSLIKVNEDDRLWMHNQLRDLGREIVEQECVRNPEERSRLWCPKTASNVIQNNLGTKNIVALKLTRLDDGHNFTSGEFSTLPSLRFLELDGGNFVGDFKNLLSNLTWLCWRHCPSELHATGLRLKKLAVLKLSESDIMED, via the exons ATGGCTCTTGCTGCAATGAAAAATCACATTATCAAGATGGTCAACGACAAAGCTCTCACCTTCTCTGATGTCCTGAATACCCCTAGAAATAGAAGGCTTGAGAGAACCGGGGGCTTCAACCCTTCCATCTTCGTTGATCGTGAGGAGAATGA CACCCTGAGAGTGTATGCTTTGGAGCCG GCACAAGGTAACTGGAAAGTTGCAATTTCGAACGAGCAGTTTGATATCACTTCACTTCTGCAGCCACAGATTGTCAGAATGGAACGTCTCGAAGGAAAGTCTCTTCCCCTTGGTGGTGAATCTTCATCGTGGGATTACGag ATCTTAAGCTCGAATGGATCATACGGTAAGGCCTTAGAAAATCATGAGAACCAGTCTGGCAAAATTGTGGCCAAGCAGTGGGAGGAGGCCCTAAAAGAGGTCGCTGCAATCAAGGGATTGAACTTAAAAGATCTCCG CCAAGATAAACTTATAGCTGTTGCTCTGGAAGAAGTTTTCAGTAAGTTGACACCTATGCAGAGAAACTGGTGTGATGATTTGGTGGGAATTCACAATCAAATGGAAGCCGTTATCAATTTGTTAGGCCTAGGCACTCTTGATGTACGATTTGTGGTGATTCACGGTATAGGGGGTATTGGTAAAACAACTCTTGCTAAAGCTATCTTTGAACGTATCTCTTCCCAGTTCCAAAGTTGCAGCTTTCTTTTAGATATCCGTGGAAATGATATTTTAAGTTTGCGAAAGAAATTGTCACGTGACATCCTTGGTATTCAACATTCAAAAGTTATTGATGCTTATGAGCGGAGGGACATGATCGAAGAAAGACTCCATGATAAGAAAGTCATCCTTATTCTTGATGATATGGACAAGAAGGATCAGCTCATGAAGCTAGCTGGTGAGTCTAGTTGGTTTGGGCCGGGAAGCAGAATTATTATCACAACTAGGAACACCCATTTCTTAGCTCCCCAAACTGACTACCAAGATGACAATATCATCCCACTTAATCACcaagatttctatttttatgaaatgaagaTAATGGAGTTAGGCCACGCTCTTCAACTATTTAGCCAGCACTCCTTCAAAAGTGATTCACCTCCACGTGATTACTTCAATATTTCATGTGAATTTGTCAATACTAGTGGAGGACTACCATTGGCACTCGAGGTCATAGGTTCATTTCTTCATTTAAGAAGCATGAGAACTTGGAAAGACACATTGAAGAAGTTGCAAACAATACCCAACACGGAAgtcaagaaaaagttgttgatAAGTTATGAAGAATTGGACTTCTCGCAACAACAAATCTTTCTCGACATTGCATGTCACTTCATTGGTGAAAAAAGAATCCATGCATATTACATGTGGAAagcttgtaatttttttccacaTACTGGACTCAATGTCCTCATTCATTTGTCTTTGATCAAAGTCAATGAAGATGATAGATTATGGATGCACAATCAACTcagagatcttggaagagagATTGTCGAGCAAGAATGCGTTAGGAATCCTGAGGAGCGCAGTAGGCTGTGGTGTCCGAAGACTGCCTCAAATGTGATTCAGAATAACTTG ggaacaaaaaacatTGTAGCACTCAAACTCACAAGACTTGATGACGGGCATAATTTTACGAGTGGCGAATTTTCCACGCTGCCAAGTTTAAGGTTCCTTGAATTGGATGGAGGAAACTTTGTCGGAGACTTCAAAAATCTTCTCTCTAATCTAACATGGCTCTGTTGGCGTCATTGCCCTTCAGAACTACATGCCACCGGTTTACGTCTAAAGAAATTGGCTGTTCTCAAGCTTTCGGAGAGTGATATTATGGAAGACTAG
- the LOC104455193 gene encoding SH2 domain-containing protein A-like, whose product MLASSDSEFPFGKWVHVGCQDSPVHLAIDKPSPSDIEEGSDGIWSIVGGKASCRRNFALLLHFLYANSGSLVEKTSDDEAPLLTSYDGIEFDSYEKPSKLLHGRASFKLKISQLSSKCDNRLFHVRFNIPQAGNYPFLEAFSNPNRCISRNRNARTSQIIWKRPASGILPVKCTLSSKYESPELEHNTVREAKLSPSSKRVRLGKADYSFQQLDDECNSNIRSDFKEHQHAQMENFIVGMQDMFLSLYFLRE is encoded by the exons ATGTTGGCTTCTTCAGATAGCGAgtttccatttggaaaatgGGTCCATGTTGGCTGTCAG GACTCACCTGTACACTTAGCTATTGACAAGCCATCTCCTTCTGACATAGAAGAAGGTAGTGATGGTATCTGGAGTATCGTGGGTGGAAAG GCATCGTGTCGGAGGAACTTTGC GTTGTTGCTTCACTTTTTGTATGCTAACAGTGGGTCACTGGTGGAGAAAACCAGTGATGATGAAGCCCCGCTGTTGACAAGCTATGATGGAATCGAATTCGATTCCTATGAGAAACCTAGCAAATTATTGCATGGCCGCGCTTCTTTTAAGCTCAAGATATCTCAG cttTCATCCAAGTGTGATAACAGGTTGTTCCACGTGAGGTTCAACATACCACAGGCTGGAAATTATCCTTTCTTAGAGGCTTTTTCGAATCCCAACCGCTGTATTTCTCGCAACCGCAATGCTAGAACATCTCAGATAATTTGGAAGAGGCCGGCATCTGGCATTTTACCAGTTAAGTGTACTCTATCTTCCAAATATGAATCGCCAGAACTCGAGCATAATACCGTACGTGAAGCAAAACTTAGTCCATCATCAAAAAGGGTTAGATTGGGAAAGGCTGATTATTCCTTTCAGCAGCTGGATGACGAATGCAACTCTAACATCCGTAGTGATTTTAAG GAACATCAGCATGcccaaatggaaaattttattgTCGGAATGCAGGACATGTTCCTGTCATTATATTTTCTTCGAGAGTAA